A stretch of Calditerrivibrio sp. DNA encodes these proteins:
- a CDS encoding undecaprenyl-diphosphate phosphatase — MGILESILLGVLQGLTEFLPISSSGHLVIAQSLLKNFQEPSLLYDTILHFATFCTVLLYFRNRISRLIKAALGFFLPKYRIIYYDNKRFLWAIFAASIPTAIIGLFLKKYSETLFNTTVYAGYGLIITSILLILSDRFNGRNPVDTKKGFWVGVMQGIAVIPGISRSGSTISVALMLGIKREEAVEFSFLMALPAVFGATLLQVKDITTIESEQIIFYIVGAIAAFVSAFFAIHIMIKIVKKANLKFFALYCLILGIITVVWL, encoded by the coding sequence ATGGGAATACTTGAATCGATTCTATTGGGCGTTTTACAAGGTCTTACTGAATTTCTACCCATTAGCAGTTCTGGTCATCTTGTAATAGCTCAATCACTTTTAAAAAACTTTCAAGAACCTTCTCTGCTATACGATACAATACTTCATTTTGCAACGTTTTGCACAGTCTTACTCTATTTTAGAAATAGAATATCCCGTCTGATCAAAGCTGCATTAGGCTTCTTTCTACCCAAATACAGAATAATCTATTATGACAACAAACGTTTTCTTTGGGCTATATTTGCAGCAAGTATACCCACTGCCATTATCGGTCTTTTTCTTAAAAAATATTCAGAAACATTATTTAACACTACTGTATATGCAGGTTATGGTCTGATTATAACATCTATTTTACTGATCTTATCCGACAGATTTAACGGCAGAAACCCTGTTGATACAAAAAAGGGTTTTTGGGTTGGTGTTATGCAGGGGATTGCTGTAATACCTGGCATATCAAGATCCGGTTCTACTATATCTGTTGCACTTATGCTTGGGATTAAAAGAGAAGAAGCGGTAGAATTTTCATTTCTCATGGCTTTGCCAGCTGTTTTTGGTGCTACATTATTACAGGTAAAAGATATTACAACCATCGAATCCGAACAGATAATCTTTTATATAGTAGGAGCAATTGCTGCTTTTGTTTCTGCTTTTTTTGCTATTCATATAATGATCAAGATTGTAAAGAAAGCAAATCTAAAATTCTTTGCCCTCTACTGCCTGATATTAGGTATCATAACTGTGGTATGGCTGTAA
- a CDS encoding ribonuclease J, producing the protein MEISVSFLGGAGEIGSNCYLYETKDSAILVDCGLKFFQAEYMGIDFTIPSFEYLETIRKKLKAVIVTHGHEDHIGALPYLFKYFPIPVYAGDYALRLIKHKIAQSKYRPSSTTVVSDGDVIDIDDFTIEFIEVNHSIPNTFFLAIRHKNNQILHCGDFRVEDSPILGAPFPWERLNKMKGKIDILLVDSTNALSESEDEKESELRSKLIKIFQELKGRVFITTFSTNISRVKIIIDACLSTNRKLIIEGNSFLKNINIARDLSYISIPEDFIIPLEKIDLYEPKQLCFLVTGCQGEPNSSLAKIVNLERKKLRTMPNDTFIFSSTTIPGNEKSINKIINEIYLNKGKVIRGLHISGHANRKWLITLIKSLSPRWVIPIHGEIIHQRILEEILEKEGLSQPIFVQNGHKVTFKNNDFTIFSIPFGVTYIDQRGGFEYNDELFKEKKHLSRDGLITILYDEKNIYFDTAGFKLTNELDIKLKRYIKDNMENLKQTITNNEELKTIVTLFVRKFFKKNLDKRPVVKVFIKEDFDGNT; encoded by the coding sequence GTGGAAATATCTGTTTCTTTTTTAGGTGGTGCAGGAGAGATAGGTAGCAATTGTTATCTTTATGAAACAAAAGATAGCGCAATCCTTGTGGATTGTGGGCTAAAATTCTTTCAAGCTGAATATATGGGGATAGATTTCACCATCCCCAGCTTTGAATATTTAGAAACAATTAGAAAAAAATTAAAGGCAGTTATCGTAACCCACGGTCATGAAGATCACATCGGGGCACTACCATATCTTTTTAAATATTTTCCGATACCAGTGTATGCTGGAGACTATGCTTTAAGACTGATAAAGCATAAAATAGCCCAATCGAAATATAGACCATCCTCAACCACCGTAGTGTCAGATGGGGATGTTATCGATATAGATGATTTTACAATAGAGTTTATAGAAGTGAACCATTCTATACCAAACACCTTTTTTCTTGCTATAAGACACAAAAACAACCAAATACTCCACTGTGGAGATTTTAGAGTAGAAGATTCACCTATATTAGGTGCTCCATTCCCTTGGGAAAGATTGAATAAAATGAAAGGTAAAATAGATATTCTTCTTGTGGATAGCACCAATGCTCTAAGCGAATCAGAAGATGAAAAAGAATCAGAACTTAGAAGCAAACTCATAAAGATATTCCAAGAACTCAAAGGTAGGGTTTTTATCACAACATTTTCCACTAATATAAGTAGAGTAAAGATAATAATAGATGCTTGCCTAAGCACTAACAGAAAGCTCATTATAGAGGGGAACTCTTTTCTTAAAAACATAAACATCGCCCGGGACCTATCTTATATATCTATACCAGAAGACTTCATAATCCCCCTTGAAAAGATAGACCTTTACGAACCAAAACAATTATGTTTTCTGGTAACAGGTTGTCAGGGTGAACCAAACAGCAGTCTTGCCAAAATTGTCAATTTGGAGCGAAAAAAACTGAGAACAATGCCAAACGATACATTTATTTTCTCATCAACCACTATCCCCGGAAATGAGAAAAGTATAAATAAAATAATAAACGAGATCTACCTAAATAAAGGCAAGGTCATAAGAGGCCTACACATATCTGGTCATGCAAACCGTAAATGGTTAATCACTCTGATTAAATCTTTATCACCAAGATGGGTAATTCCCATTCATGGCGAAATAATTCATCAAAGGATCTTAGAGGAGATTTTAGAAAAAGAGGGGCTGTCTCAACCTATATTTGTACAAAACGGCCATAAGGTGACCTTCAAAAACAATGATTTTACGATATTTTCTATACCATTCGGAGTAACGTACATCGATCAAAGAGGAGGATTTGAGTATAACGATGAACTTTTTAAAGAAAAAAAACATCTATCAAGGGATGGTTTGATCACAATCTTATATGATGAAAAAAACATATATTTTGATACAGCAGGATTTAAACTAACCAACGAACTTGACATAAAACTTAAAAGGTATATAAAAGATAACATGGAAAATTTAAAGCAAACTATAACCAACAACGAGGAATTAAAAACCATTGTAACCCTATTTGTACGAAAATTTTTTAAAAAGAATCTCGATAAACGGCCTGTGGTAAAAGTATTTATTAAGGAGGATTTCGATGGGAATACTTGA